The sequence ATGACCCGAATCTGCACCGGCGAGGTATGCGTCCGGAGCAGCACGTCCTCCGACAGGTAGAAGGTGTCCTGCATGTCGCGGGCGGGGTGGTCCCTGGGGATGTTGAGGGCCTCGAAGTTGTAGAAGTCCGACTCGACCTCCGGTCCCTCGGCGACGGTGAAGCTTACGGAAGCGAATATACCGGGATTTGGATGAAATCGGTGGGAGCTTCGCGCTGTGTCGCAAGCTCGTCGAGGAGACGAAGCGAAGCAGGAGGCAGATAGACCTCCTTGCATTCCTCGCACACTTCAGCCGGGAGGCCTTTCACAAGCAACAAGCTGTCGCCCCAGCGGTGGAGATGCTCAATTTTCTTCGCGGTAACTTTTCCGCGGCAGAAGTAACACCGCTCCATGTGATCATCCCTCCCGACGTCTTCGCCAGTTGATCCATCGACGCGGATCTGGGCGGTAGAGCGTGATAATCACGAGTTCTTCCGCGAGGCCGCAGACCAGGTGAATCGGTGCTCCGGCCTCGGTGAACCCGAGCAACAGAAATGACCGCCCCCGGGGGTCCGACGGATAATCCTCGATGATCTCCGCGTTTGAGGAGCAGAGCGCCTCTTCGATCTCCCGAACCGCAAGCAGTTGGTCCTTCCAGTAGCCCACCCTGCCGCCCTCCTACCCCGCCATCAGCTTCTCGGCTGCGCCCTATGCCCTTGCGCCGCGCGCCGCTCCGCTCTCGCGCGCTACGCGCTTCTTACGCCCCGAACTGCTGCAGAAACCGGAGGTCGTTCTCGAAGAAGAGCCGGATGTCGTCGATCCCGTACTTGAGCATGGCGATCCGCTCGACCCCCATGCCGAAGGCCCAGCCCGTCACCTCCTCCGGATCGTAGCCCACGTGCCGGAACACCTGTGGGTGCACCATCCCCGCCCCCAGGATCTCCAGCCACCCCGAGGCCTTGCACACCCGGCAGCCGGCCCCGCCGCAGAGGAAGCACACCACGTCCATCTCCGCCGAGGGCTCGGTGAACGGGAAAAAGCTCGGGCGGAAGCGGATCCGCGTCTCCGGGCTGAACATCTCCCGCGCGAACAGCTCCAGGGTCCCCTTGAGATCGCCCATGGAGGTGTCCCGGTCCACCGCCAGCCCCTCCACCTGGTGGAACATCGGCGAGTGGGTGATGTCGGCGTCGCGGCGGTAGACCTTCCCCGGACAGATCACCCTGACCGGCGGGCGTTGAGCTTTCATGACGCGAATCTGCACCGGGGAG is a genomic window of Candidatus Rokuibacteriota bacterium containing:
- a CDS encoding YgiT-type zinc finger protein codes for the protein MERCYFCRGKVTAKKIEHLHRWGDSLLLVKGLPAEVCEECKEVYLPPASLRLLDELATQREAPTDFIQIPVYSLP
- a CDS encoding DUF4258 domain-containing protein, which encodes MGYWKDQLLAVREIEEALCSSNAEIIEDYPSDPRGRSFLLLGFTEAGAPIHLVCGLAEELVIITLYRPDPRRWINWRRRREG